From Pseudonocardia autotrophica, one genomic window encodes:
- a CDS encoding SDR family oxidoreductase, producing MDVTGQVAAVTGGAGGIGRAIARRLVENGCRVVVSDLDTGRIAEVVDELESIAPGRIAGHVGDCADEADLARLLADAERRFGPVELFVANAGIGPGAGLDAPDAEWTAALEVNVLAHVRAARLLLPGWLERGRGHFVVTASAAGLLTQIGSPTYSVTKHAAVGFAEWLSVTYGDRGIGVSCLCPMGVDTAMLRGEPSAGGSGSDTGTGAGSGTGADAGALSQALRAVTGAGRVLDPLDVADALLDGLRDERFLVLPHPEVLEFYRRKGADYDRWLAGMRRYQQSLA from the coding sequence ATGGACGTCACGGGGCAGGTCGCGGCCGTCACGGGCGGGGCGGGCGGCATCGGCCGCGCGATCGCCCGGCGACTCGTGGAGAACGGCTGCCGGGTGGTGGTCTCCGATCTCGACACCGGCCGGATCGCCGAGGTCGTCGACGAGCTGGAGTCGATCGCCCCGGGCCGGATCGCCGGACACGTCGGTGACTGCGCGGACGAGGCCGATCTCGCCCGGCTGCTCGCCGATGCGGAGCGCCGGTTCGGGCCGGTCGAGCTCTTCGTCGCCAACGCCGGGATCGGCCCGGGTGCCGGGCTCGACGCCCCGGATGCGGAGTGGACCGCTGCGCTCGAGGTGAACGTCCTCGCGCACGTCCGCGCCGCCCGGCTGCTGCTGCCCGGCTGGCTGGAACGCGGCCGGGGGCACTTCGTCGTCACCGCGTCGGCGGCCGGGCTGCTGACACAGATCGGGTCGCCGACCTACTCGGTCACCAAGCACGCCGCGGTCGGCTTCGCCGAATGGCTGTCGGTCACCTACGGCGACCGCGGGATCGGGGTCAGCTGCCTGTGCCCGATGGGCGTCGACACCGCGATGCTGCGCGGCGAGCCGAGCGCCGGCGGATCCGGGTCGGACACCGGTACCGGGGCCGGGTCCGGCACCGGGGCCGATGCCGGGGCACTGTCGCAGGCGTTGCGTGCGGTCACCGGTGCCGGGCGCGTGCTGGATCCGCTGGACGTCGCCGATGCACTGCTCGACGGGCTGCGCGACGAGCGGTTCCTGGTGCTGCCGCATCCGGAGGTACTGGAGTTCTACCGGCGCAAGGGCGCCGACTACGACCGCTGGCTCGCCGGGATGCGGCGCTACCAGCAGAGCCTCGCCTGA
- a CDS encoding TauD/TfdA dioxygenase family protein translates to MEIVPLDGNVGAEVRGVDLTEPLGDAELGTLRQAFSDHLLLVVRGQDLAGADHDRFIRYLGPLETFDNGAQVQFMTNKKVENAAEAGSARLLFHNDGAYREHPRAGTSLYALEVSPTSPPTSFANGVRAYESLPADLQEEVGKLTAFHMLDLEDPYGESNRQRITELRPGRTVEEVRHAVHPAVITLPHSGRKALFVSEFYTSHLVEYGESSGEGESLLQTLFAALYADDNTHSHHYTDGDLVVWDNLAVQHARSGAVDTNPRHLRRLVLRSVDW, encoded by the coding sequence ATGGAGATCGTTCCGCTCGACGGGAACGTGGGTGCCGAGGTTCGTGGGGTCGATCTCACGGAGCCGCTCGGCGATGCGGAGCTCGGGACGCTCCGGCAGGCGTTCTCGGATCACCTGCTGCTCGTGGTGCGCGGCCAGGACCTGGCGGGCGCCGACCACGACCGGTTCATCAGGTACCTGGGCCCGCTGGAGACCTTCGACAACGGCGCTCAGGTGCAGTTCATGACCAACAAGAAGGTCGAGAACGCCGCGGAGGCGGGTAGCGCACGGCTGCTGTTCCACAACGACGGCGCCTACCGCGAGCACCCCAGGGCCGGCACCTCGCTGTACGCCCTGGAGGTCTCGCCGACGTCGCCGCCGACCAGCTTCGCGAACGGGGTGCGGGCCTACGAGAGCCTGCCCGCCGACCTGCAGGAGGAGGTCGGCAAGCTGACCGCGTTCCACATGCTCGATCTCGAGGACCCCTACGGCGAGTCCAACCGGCAGCGGATCACCGAGCTGCGACCGGGCCGCACGGTCGAGGAGGTCCGGCACGCCGTCCATCCGGCGGTGATCACGTTGCCGCACAGCGGCCGGAAGGCCTTGTTCGTCAGCGAGTTCTACACCAGCCACCTCGTGGAGTACGGCGAGAGCTCGGGGGAGGGGGAGTCGCTGCTGCAGACGCTGTTCGCGGCGCTGTACGCCGACGACAACACCCACTCGCACCACTACACCGACGGTGACCTGGTGGTGTGGGACAACCTCGCCGTACAGCACGCGCGCTCCGGTGCGGTGGACACGAACCCCCGGCACCTGCGCCGGCTGGTGCTGCGGTCCGTCGACTGGTGA
- a CDS encoding CapA family protein, which translates to MNSRVTVAAVGDVMVNRPDPAGVFTLVKPVFDAADIVFGNCESVYARSGSTNPATRGEVRADPVNVIGLTHAGFDVMSFANNHHLDSGYDAFFETMRHLDDAGIVHAGAGRNTEEARRPGIVERHGVTVAFLSYSTVMFPGYEAGPDKPGCARISVATHYAMSAPEQPGCSAVVRTFVERPSLEMVREDVAAAAEQADVVVFTPHWGIHFTPAVVADYETELARAAIDAGADAVLGHHQHILKGIQVYRNKPIFHGLGNFAVDTPTEHLKGAAVRDLQKHSSYSVRYDPEYPTYPFHPEARQTVVARLTVEDGTVTGASFVPAYIDPQGRPEPLRAGDPRFDQVAGYQQAVGKEVGFDTAFEVGDDEVRIRLS; encoded by the coding sequence ATGAACAGCAGAGTGACCGTGGCCGCCGTCGGCGACGTCATGGTGAACCGCCCGGACCCGGCCGGCGTCTTCACCCTGGTGAAACCGGTGTTCGACGCCGCCGACATCGTGTTCGGCAACTGCGAGTCGGTCTACGCGAGGAGCGGTTCGACGAACCCGGCGACCCGCGGCGAGGTCCGGGCCGATCCGGTCAACGTGATCGGTCTGACGCACGCCGGATTCGACGTCATGTCGTTCGCCAACAACCATCACCTGGACTCGGGCTACGACGCGTTCTTCGAGACGATGCGCCACCTCGACGACGCCGGGATCGTGCACGCCGGGGCGGGCCGGAACACCGAGGAGGCGCGCCGCCCCGGCATCGTCGAACGACACGGCGTCACGGTCGCGTTCCTGAGCTACTCGACGGTCATGTTCCCCGGCTACGAGGCCGGACCGGACAAGCCGGGATGCGCCCGGATCTCGGTCGCGACGCACTACGCGATGAGCGCGCCCGAGCAGCCTGGGTGCTCGGCGGTCGTCCGCACGTTCGTCGAGCGACCGTCCCTGGAGATGGTCCGCGAGGACGTCGCCGCCGCCGCCGAGCAGGCCGACGTGGTGGTGTTCACCCCGCACTGGGGGATCCACTTCACCCCGGCGGTCGTCGCCGATTACGAGACCGAGCTCGCGCGGGCGGCCATCGACGCCGGCGCGGACGCGGTGCTCGGCCACCACCAGCACATCCTCAAGGGCATCCAGGTGTACCGGAACAAGCCGATCTTCCACGGCCTCGGCAACTTCGCCGTCGACACACCGACCGAGCACCTCAAGGGCGCCGCCGTCCGCGACCTGCAGAAGCACTCGTCCTACTCGGTGCGCTACGACCCGGAGTACCCGACGTACCCGTTCCATCCCGAAGCGCGTCAGACCGTCGTCGCCCGGCTCACCGTGGAGGACGGCACGGTGACCGGCGCGTCGTTCGTGCCTGCCTACATCGACCCGCAGGGCAGGCCCGAACCGCTCCGGGCGGGTGATCCACGGTTCGACCAGGTCGCCGGCTACCAGCAGGCGGTCGGCAAGGAGGTCGGGTTCGACACCGCGTTCGAGGTCGGAGACGACGAGGTCCGCATCCGGCTGAGCTGA
- a CDS encoding NAD(P)-dependent oxidoreductase gives MRIGIVGLGNMGALIAAAVVRAGFETYVHDIRPEAVDALVELGAHGTASVKELAEAADVIGVVVLDEAQVRAVADDVAGTGLPRHLVVHSTVTPAFVSDLAEQLADIGVSVLDAPVAGGLARARTGDLTVLVGGSAADAELLAAVFDAFGREVFHVGPPGAGSAAKLSVNFMTIAGYALQIEAMNFARAHGLTEDTLSAVLSTSNADSRAVRTWGVQDRMRRNVPAGTTPPPLVMRKDLGAFTTAAGRAGLVSPLAAVATDTLLTRIGERDTWLDSNGGVPDVPRCTVCGQELIPPFRAAGGHPECLRG, from the coding sequence ATGAGGATCGGCATCGTCGGGCTCGGCAACATGGGCGCGCTGATCGCGGCAGCGGTGGTCCGCGCCGGGTTCGAGACCTACGTCCACGACATTCGCCCGGAGGCCGTCGACGCGCTCGTCGAGCTGGGTGCGCACGGCACCGCCTCGGTGAAGGAGCTCGCCGAGGCGGCCGACGTGATCGGAGTCGTCGTACTGGACGAGGCCCAGGTCCGCGCGGTTGCCGACGACGTCGCCGGCACCGGACTGCCGCGACATCTCGTGGTGCACAGCACGGTCACCCCGGCGTTCGTGTCCGATCTCGCCGAACAGCTCGCGGACATCGGCGTATCGGTCCTGGACGCTCCGGTCGCCGGTGGCCTGGCCAGGGCCCGCACCGGCGACCTCACGGTGCTGGTCGGCGGGTCCGCGGCCGACGCCGAACTACTCGCGGCCGTGTTCGACGCGTTCGGGCGCGAGGTCTTCCACGTCGGCCCGCCCGGCGCCGGTTCGGCAGCCAAGCTCTCGGTGAACTTCATGACGATCGCCGGCTACGCGCTGCAGATCGAGGCGATGAACTTCGCCAGGGCGCACGGCCTCACCGAGGACACTCTGAGCGCCGTCCTCAGCACCAGCAACGCGGACTCGCGGGCGGTGCGCACCTGGGGCGTGCAGGACCGGATGCGGCGCAACGTCCCCGCCGGGACCACACCGCCGCCACTGGTGATGCGCAAGGACCTGGGCGCCTTCACCACCGCAGCCGGGCGCGCCGGACTGGTCTCACCGCTGGCCGCGGTGGCCACCGACACACTGCTCACCCGGATCGGCGAACGTGACACCTGGCTGGACTCCAACGGCGGAGTCCCGGACGTTCCGCGGTGCACCGTGTGCGGGCAGGAGCTCATCCCACCGTTCCGCGCGGCGGGCGGCCACCCCGAATGCCTTCGTGGCTGA
- a CDS encoding helix-turn-helix transcriptional regulator, with amino-acid sequence MRNTLPELRREHGWSQQRLADELGVTRQTIISIEKGRFDPSLPLAFRLAAVFGRAIEDIFSPDPDPAGS; translated from the coding sequence GTGCGGAACACCCTTCCCGAGTTGCGCCGCGAGCACGGCTGGTCCCAGCAACGGCTGGCCGACGAGCTCGGCGTCACCAGGCAGACGATCATCTCGATCGAGAAGGGGCGCTTCGACCCGTCGCTGCCGCTCGCGTTCCGGCTGGCGGCGGTGTTCGGCCGGGCCATCGAGGACATCTTCAGCCCGGACCCGGATCCGGCCGGGTCCTGA
- a CDS encoding SDR family NAD(P)-dependent oxidoreductase: MADPRPSFDLSGRTVLITGGSGGLGSAIACGLAASGARVVVAGRDGDRLADVVARIRATGGEAVGVPVDITRHDERSTLVAAAVAEFGRLDVLINNAGATHRVPAVELTVEAYRRLHRINTEAALFLSQAAHPHLCATGAGSIINILSIGMWNGGPQSLLYRSSKAALHAITMVLAQEWAPDRIRVNAVAPGTVDAGMGAALEPQRLAAQIARTPLGRRGLAEEVVPAALYLAADASSYVTGTTLRVDGGAVSR, encoded by the coding sequence GTGGCTGACCCCCGCCCGTCGTTCGACCTGTCCGGCCGGACCGTGCTGATCACCGGCGGCAGCGGCGGCCTGGGATCGGCGATCGCCTGCGGGCTCGCTGCGAGCGGCGCGCGAGTGGTCGTCGCGGGCCGCGACGGCGACCGATTGGCGGACGTCGTCGCCCGGATCCGGGCTACGGGCGGGGAGGCCGTCGGCGTGCCGGTGGACATCACCCGCCACGACGAGCGGTCGACCCTCGTGGCGGCGGCGGTGGCGGAGTTCGGCCGGCTCGATGTCCTGATCAACAATGCCGGGGCCACCCACCGGGTCCCCGCGGTCGAACTGACCGTCGAGGCCTACCGGCGGCTGCACCGGATCAACACCGAGGCGGCGCTGTTCCTCAGCCAGGCCGCCCACCCGCACCTCTGCGCCACGGGCGCGGGCAGCATCATCAACATCCTGTCGATCGGAATGTGGAACGGCGGACCGCAGTCGCTGCTCTACCGCTCCTCCAAGGCCGCGCTGCACGCGATCACCATGGTGCTGGCCCAGGAGTGGGCGCCGGACCGCATCCGGGTGAACGCCGTCGCACCCGGCACCGTCGACGCCGGCATGGGTGCCGCGCTCGAGCCGCAGCGCCTCGCGGCCCAGATCGCTCGCACCCCGCTCGGCAGGCGCGGACTGGCCGAGGAGGTCGTCCCGGCGGCGCTCTACCTCGCCGCCGACGCGTCGTCCTACGTCACCGGCACGACGCTGCGCGTCGACGGCGGCGCGGTCTCCCGCTGA
- a CDS encoding NAD(P)-dependent oxidoreductase, with protein MRVAFVGLGNMGRGMATNLVRAGIPTTVTDVRADVVEELVQLGATGADGAAVAAAEADVVCVAVFDEAQVREVLLGNAGAQGVVDTARPGCVVAIHSTVSPGFVREMAEVAGSRGVRLVDVAMTGGGDAAAAAGDLTFMVGGAVDAVADVRPVLQAMARDVTHLGEVSAGVSAKIISNYLAAGTVALVREALAISRAAGLGEDVLRVVEDGRVGASWVSNNWGRIRQQEIEYTTGRAGMVAMWAKDLQLARSLAAETGVAAPLAGFIVDEIVPDLGEHGLTG; from the coding sequence ATGCGGGTAGCTTTCGTCGGCCTCGGGAACATGGGTCGCGGCATGGCGACGAACCTGGTGCGGGCCGGGATCCCGACCACGGTGACCGACGTACGAGCCGATGTCGTCGAGGAGCTCGTCCAGCTCGGGGCCACCGGGGCGGACGGCGCGGCCGTGGCGGCGGCCGAGGCGGACGTCGTCTGCGTTGCCGTGTTCGACGAGGCGCAGGTGCGCGAGGTACTGCTGGGGAACGCCGGAGCACAGGGTGTGGTCGACACGGCCCGTCCCGGCTGCGTCGTCGCGATCCACAGCACGGTGTCACCCGGTTTCGTCCGGGAGATGGCGGAGGTCGCCGGGTCCCGGGGGGTCCGGTTGGTGGACGTGGCGATGACCGGTGGCGGTGACGCTGCCGCTGCGGCCGGGGACCTCACGTTCATGGTCGGGGGCGCGGTGGACGCGGTCGCCGACGTCCGGCCCGTTCTGCAGGCGATGGCGCGCGACGTCACGCACCTGGGCGAGGTGTCGGCGGGGGTCAGCGCCAAGATCATCAGCAACTACCTGGCCGCCGGCACCGTCGCACTGGTGCGCGAGGCGCTGGCCATCTCACGTGCGGCCGGGCTCGGAGAGGACGTCCTGCGGGTCGTCGAGGACGGCCGGGTCGGCGCCAGCTGGGTCAGCAACAACTGGGGTCGTATCCGTCAGCAGGAGATCGAATACACCACCGGGCGGGCCGGGATGGTGGCGATGTGGGCGAAGGATCTCCAGCTGGCGCGCTCGCTGGCGGCCGAGACGGGGGTGGCCGCACCGCTCGCCGGGTTCATCGTCGACGAGATCGTGCCGGACCTCGGCGAGCACGGACTCACCGGCTGA
- a CDS encoding ABC transporter substrate-binding protein — translation MFPRRRIAAPLLAACTAALLTLTACGGGPDPARGPTGAPAEVAIATSGTWITTFAPLWAAAPEMAEIEQKYGTTISYPGFGKGNDALTAMLGGSAAVCNCSFNTALKAALAKDQLAYVVNINKGAGTVAVAATRFETERGTDIAAFDGGTWGFTSAGSISEISLRLAAEHAGIDWSVQDTIAVGGMSAFVPALQSGRVDIAMMDVASAAQAIEDGVGYPVLNTNDLSVFGPIGGTLLGNGLVLPEAFLNDYPELSQDLVNAVVTGLGRVRDVTDPDELLALMPPGFREARADSPTFAREWAFTRPAFLSTDGSSSDQEFRDTTAHGDFGEGELSSPRAGRFLDNSLVDQAYQQLGLPRPVVEPQSTP, via the coding sequence ATGTTCCCGCGACGACGCATCGCCGCACCACTACTCGCCGCCTGCACCGCGGCCCTGCTGACCCTCACCGCCTGTGGCGGCGGGCCGGACCCGGCACGGGGACCGACAGGCGCCCCCGCCGAGGTCGCCATCGCCACCAGCGGTACCTGGATCACCACGTTCGCCCCGCTGTGGGCGGCCGCACCCGAGATGGCGGAGATCGAGCAGAAGTACGGCACCACGATCTCCTACCCCGGTTTCGGGAAGGGCAACGACGCGCTGACGGCGATGCTCGGAGGATCCGCGGCGGTCTGCAACTGCAGCTTCAACACGGCCCTGAAGGCCGCGCTGGCCAAGGACCAGCTCGCGTACGTGGTCAACATCAACAAGGGAGCGGGGACGGTTGCCGTAGCCGCCACCCGGTTCGAGACCGAACGCGGCACCGACATCGCCGCGTTCGACGGCGGGACGTGGGGGTTCACCTCGGCCGGTTCGATCAGCGAGATCAGCCTCCGGCTGGCCGCCGAGCACGCCGGCATCGACTGGTCCGTGCAGGACACGATCGCGGTCGGCGGGATGAGCGCCTTCGTCCCGGCGCTGCAGAGCGGCCGGGTCGACATCGCGATGATGGACGTCGCGTCCGCCGCCCAGGCGATCGAGGACGGGGTCGGCTATCCGGTCCTGAACACGAACGATCTCAGCGTCTTCGGCCCCATCGGCGGCACCCTCCTCGGCAACGGCCTGGTGCTGCCCGAGGCATTCCTGAACGACTACCCCGAGCTCTCCCAGGACCTGGTGAACGCCGTGGTGACCGGGCTGGGCCGGGTCCGGGACGTGACCGATCCCGACGAGCTGCTCGCGCTGATGCCGCCCGGTTTCCGGGAGGCCCGGGCCGACTCGCCCACCTTCGCGCGGGAGTGGGCCTTCACCCGGCCCGCCTTCCTCTCGACCGACGGCTCCTCGAGCGACCAGGAGTTCCGGGACACGACCGCACACGGCGACTTCGGCGAGGGCGAGCTCTCCTCACCGAGGGCCGGCCGGTTCCTGGACAACAGCCTGGTCGACCAGGCCTACCAGCAGCTCGGCCTCCCCCGCCCGGTCGTCGAGCCGCAGAGCACCCCGTGA
- a CDS encoding acyl-CoA dehydrogenase family protein, whose translation MDFAPSPRAVEYRDRLLAFMDEHIYPAEPVYAEQMAASGNPNFHPPVLEELKTEARSRGLWNLFHPHERPDWGAPGLSNLDYAPLAEIMGRSPLLAPEATNCNAPDTGNMEVLELFGTDEHKELWLQPLLAGEIASAFAMTEPDVASSDATNIELRMVADGDDYVLDGRKWFASNALHANCRVLIVMGKTDPDAAPHRQQSMMVVPLDTPGVTVVRALPVFGYLDREGHAEILFEGVRVPRSALLAGEGDGFVISQARLGPGRIHHCMRSIGAAERALDLLIARAQQRVTFGSPVAERSNVQDWIAEARIDIEMTRLLTLKAAWLMDTVGNREARTEIAAIKVAAPAVALRVIDRAIQVHGGAGVTEDFPLAAFYAHQRTLRLADGPDEVHKRTIARMELRRVASAGAR comes from the coding sequence ATGGATTTCGCCCCCAGCCCGCGCGCCGTCGAGTACCGCGATCGGCTGCTCGCCTTCATGGACGAGCACATCTATCCGGCCGAGCCGGTCTACGCCGAACAGATGGCGGCGTCCGGGAACCCGAACTTCCACCCGCCGGTGCTGGAGGAGCTCAAGACGGAGGCGCGCAGCCGGGGCCTGTGGAACCTGTTCCACCCGCACGAACGCCCGGACTGGGGCGCACCCGGCCTGAGCAACCTCGACTACGCGCCGCTGGCCGAGATCATGGGCCGCAGCCCGCTGCTCGCCCCGGAGGCGACCAACTGCAACGCCCCGGACACCGGGAACATGGAGGTGCTGGAACTCTTCGGCACCGACGAGCACAAGGAGCTGTGGCTGCAGCCGCTGCTGGCCGGGGAGATCGCCTCGGCGTTCGCGATGACCGAGCCGGACGTGGCGAGTTCGGACGCGACCAACATCGAGCTGCGGATGGTCGCCGACGGCGACGACTACGTGCTCGACGGCCGCAAGTGGTTCGCCTCGAACGCGCTGCACGCGAATTGCCGGGTGCTCATCGTGATGGGCAAGACCGATCCCGACGCCGCGCCGCACCGCCAGCAGTCGATGATGGTCGTGCCACTGGACACGCCGGGCGTCACCGTCGTGCGCGCCCTGCCGGTGTTCGGCTACCTCGACCGCGAGGGGCACGCCGAGATCCTCTTCGAGGGTGTCCGGGTGCCGAGGTCCGCGCTGCTCGCCGGCGAGGGCGACGGCTTCGTGATCAGCCAGGCCCGGCTCGGACCCGGCCGGATCCACCACTGCATGCGCTCGATCGGCGCCGCCGAGCGGGCCCTGGACCTGCTGATCGCCCGGGCCCAGCAGCGGGTGACCTTCGGCAGCCCGGTCGCCGAGCGGTCGAACGTCCAGGACTGGATCGCCGAGGCCCGGATCGACATCGAGATGACCCGGCTGCTGACGCTGAAGGCGGCCTGGCTGATGGACACCGTCGGCAACCGGGAGGCGCGCACCGAGATCGCGGCGATCAAGGTCGCCGCCCCGGCCGTCGCGCTGCGGGTGATCGACCGGGCGATCCAGGTGCACGGCGGCGCCGGCGTCACCGAGGACTTCCCGCTGGCCGCGTTCTACGCCCACCAGCGCACGCTGCGGCTGGCCGACGGCCCCGACGAGGTGCACAAGCGCACCATCGCCCGGATGGAGCTGCGCCGCGTCGCGTCCGCCGGGGCGCGCTGA
- a CDS encoding ABC transporter substrate-binding protein yields MGQHLAAYTPLWAAAPELAEVERRFGTTIEYPSFGKGSDALTAVLGGSAEICNCLFPTGLRAAAQGQKLTYTANFFIGPGTVLVAAARHEAQRGTDLARFDGAAFGYSSEGGSDQRSLAAAIDHAGLDWSRQNGIAVGSIAGYLPALESGRVDLAMMDATSAAQAVRDGVGYVVLNTNDYDAFAPVGGAVPGSGLLFSDAFRDAHPELAQEIVTAVVAGLNRVRAEQDADAVYDVLPPEFHAANPDRDAFRAQWALIRPSFEAADGTIGAETLRDATARTFTDGAPPATDTEGFVDNEPVERAYADLGIPRPDAASRS; encoded by the coding sequence GTGGGTCAGCACCTGGCGGCGTACACCCCGCTCTGGGCCGCGGCGCCGGAGCTGGCCGAGGTGGAGCGCAGGTTCGGCACGACCATCGAGTACCCCTCGTTCGGCAAGGGATCCGATGCCTTGACGGCGGTGCTCGGCGGATCCGCGGAGATCTGCAACTGCCTGTTCCCCACCGGCCTGCGCGCTGCGGCCCAGGGGCAGAAACTGACCTACACCGCCAACTTCTTCATCGGACCGGGAACCGTGCTCGTCGCGGCCGCACGGCACGAGGCGCAGCGCGGAACCGACCTCGCCCGATTCGACGGCGCAGCCTTCGGCTACTCCTCGGAGGGCGGTTCCGACCAGCGGAGCCTGGCCGCGGCGATCGACCACGCCGGCCTGGACTGGAGCCGGCAGAACGGGATCGCGGTCGGCTCCATCGCCGGCTACCTCCCCGCCCTGGAGAGCGGCCGGGTCGATCTGGCCATGATGGACGCGACCTCGGCCGCGCAGGCCGTCCGCGACGGCGTCGGGTACGTCGTCCTCAACACCAACGACTACGACGCCTTCGCCCCGGTCGGCGGCGCCGTCCCCGGTTCCGGGCTGCTGTTCTCCGATGCCTTCCGCGACGCCCATCCCGAGCTCGCCCAGGAGATCGTGACCGCGGTGGTCGCCGGTCTCAACCGGGTCCGCGCCGAGCAGGACGCCGACGCCGTCTACGACGTGCTTCCGCCGGAGTTCCACGCCGCCAATCCGGACCGCGACGCGTTCCGGGCGCAGTGGGCGCTGATCCGGCCGAGCTTCGAGGCCGCCGACGGCACCATCGGGGCGGAGACCCTGCGCGACGCCACGGCCCGGACCTTCACCGATGGCGCACCGCCGGCGACCGACACCGAGGGCTTCGTCGACAACGAGCCGGTCGAGCGCGCCTACGCCGACCTCGGCATACCGCGGCCGGACGCCGCGTCCCGGTCCTGA
- a CDS encoding TetR/AcrR family transcriptional regulator produces MSDAGAARIGGPADEVPPIADTSGIREPTTRRGARTRATLVAAARTVFERDGYLTARLSDITAEAGCSIGTFYTYFTGKDEIFAAVLEAAQDDMLHPGMPHVADDDDPAAVIEASNRAYLVAFRRNAKLMALMHQVAAVDPAFRELRRRRGRAFAERNARRIAELQQRGQADPGIDPLQASYALSGMVSRMAMDQLVGEGADLEELVTVLTRLWINGLRLTDRSGEPAR; encoded by the coding sequence ATGAGCGACGCCGGCGCTGCCCGCATCGGGGGACCGGCCGACGAGGTTCCGCCGATCGCGGACACCTCGGGGATCCGGGAGCCGACGACCCGCCGCGGCGCCCGCACCAGGGCCACGCTGGTGGCGGCCGCCCGGACGGTTTTCGAGCGCGACGGCTACCTGACGGCCCGGTTGAGCGACATCACCGCCGAGGCCGGCTGCTCGATCGGGACCTTCTACACCTACTTCACCGGGAAGGACGAGATCTTCGCCGCCGTACTCGAGGCCGCACAGGACGACATGCTGCACCCCGGCATGCCGCACGTCGCGGACGACGACGATCCGGCGGCCGTGATCGAGGCGAGCAACCGGGCCTATCTCGTCGCCTTCCGGCGGAACGCGAAGCTGATGGCGCTGATGCATCAGGTGGCCGCGGTCGATCCGGCGTTCCGGGAGCTGCGCCGCCGCCGCGGGCGCGCGTTCGCCGAGCGCAACGCGCGGCGGATCGCGGAGCTGCAGCAGCGCGGGCAGGCCGATCCGGGCATCGATCCGCTGCAGGCGTCCTACGCGCTCTCCGGGATGGTCAGCCGGATGGCGATGGACCAGCTGGTGGGGGAGGGCGCCGACCTGGAGGAGCTGGTCACCGTGCTGACCCGGCTGTGGATCAACGGCCTGCGGCTCACCGACCGCTCCGGGGAGCCCGCGCGCTGA
- a CDS encoding LLM class flavin-dependent oxidoreductase, whose translation MPLPLPLSILDLATVARGETVAQGLEASTTLAQRAEQWGFRRIWYAEHHNMGSIASAATSVLIAHVAARTERITLGSGGVMLPNHSPLQVAEQFGTLAELHPGRIELGLGRAPGTDQETVRALRRDPRASESFPQDVQELQAFLGSETLVPNVNAYPGRGTGVPLTILGSSLYGAQVAAALGLPYAFASHFAPDALEQAVALYRREFRPSAQLAQPHVLAGVNVIAADTAEEAQVVLQETQRDRVRLLTGRRGRSLTDAEVDAVLDGPAGDQVRTMTRCSAVGTPDTVVRELGEFRARADADELVVTVPAPRRESWWRSWELLATKVQGGS comes from the coding sequence CTGCCCCTGCCGTTGCCACTGTCGATACTCGATCTGGCCACCGTCGCCAGGGGTGAGACCGTGGCCCAAGGTCTGGAGGCCAGCACCACGCTCGCGCAGCGCGCTGAGCAGTGGGGGTTCCGGCGCATCTGGTACGCCGAGCACCACAACATGGGATCGATCGCGTCCGCGGCGACCAGCGTGCTGATCGCGCACGTCGCCGCGCGCACCGAGCGGATCACCCTCGGTTCCGGTGGGGTGATGCTCCCCAACCACTCGCCGCTGCAGGTCGCCGAGCAGTTCGGCACCCTCGCCGAGCTGCATCCCGGACGGATCGAGCTGGGACTGGGCCGCGCTCCGGGCACCGACCAGGAGACCGTCCGCGCGCTGCGCCGCGACCCGCGGGCGTCCGAGAGCTTCCCGCAGGACGTCCAGGAGCTGCAGGCCTTCCTCGGCAGCGAGACCCTGGTGCCGAACGTCAACGCCTATCCGGGCCGCGGAACCGGTGTCCCGCTGACCATCCTCGGTTCCTCGCTCTACGGCGCCCAGGTCGCCGCTGCCCTCGGCCTGCCCTACGCGTTCGCCTCACACTTCGCCCCGGACGCCCTCGAGCAGGCCGTCGCGCTCTACCGCCGGGAGTTCCGGCCGTCCGCCCAGCTCGCGCAGCCGCACGTGCTGGCCGGGGTGAACGTGATCGCGGCCGACACCGCGGAGGAGGCGCAGGTCGTGTTGCAGGAGACCCAGCGCGACCGGGTGCGGCTGCTCACCGGCCGTCGCGGGCGTTCGCTCACCGACGCCGAGGTCGACGCGGTGCTCGACGGCCCCGCCGGGGACCAGGTCCGCACGATGACCCGCTGCAGCGCGGTCGGCACACCCGACACCGTCGTCCGCGAGCTCGGCGAGTTCCGCGCCCGGGCCGACGCCGACGAACTCGTCGTCACCGTTCCGGCGCCGCGCCGGGAGAGCTGGTGGCGCAGCTGGGAGCTGCTGGCGACGAAGGTCCAGGGCGGGAGCTGA